The Urbifossiella limnaea genome has a window encoding:
- a CDS encoding zinc-dependent alcohol dehydrogenase family protein translates to MNAVVFDRTGPPAEVLELREVPAAEPRRGEVLVRMLASPVNPSDLMYVEGKYGLKPTLPATPGFEGVGVVESNGGGVLGWLRKGKRVAVINDRVGNWAEYTVTRARQVIPVPDDLPDEQAATFFVNPATAVAMTRDVLKVPASEWLLQTAAGSNLGQMVIRLGKRAGFRTLNVVRRREQAAELTALGADAVIVEGDGPIEEQVRAAVPGGVRYAIDPVGGATGTAAIASLAPGGRVLLFGSLSDEVVSVHPRRILSGDVRVEGFWLGSWAKSQPVLRMLRLFREVGELIRDGTLTSPIAATYPLAKVREAVTHAAAAGKGGKVLLRIGERN, encoded by the coding sequence GTGAATGCCGTCGTGTTCGACCGAACCGGACCCCCCGCCGAGGTGTTGGAGCTGCGCGAGGTGCCGGCCGCGGAGCCGCGCCGCGGCGAGGTGCTGGTGCGGATGCTCGCCAGCCCCGTCAACCCGTCCGACCTCATGTACGTCGAGGGGAAGTACGGGCTGAAGCCGACCCTCCCGGCGACGCCGGGGTTCGAGGGCGTCGGCGTCGTGGAATCGAACGGCGGCGGCGTCCTCGGCTGGCTGCGGAAGGGGAAGCGGGTGGCGGTCATCAACGACCGCGTCGGCAACTGGGCCGAGTACACCGTCACCCGCGCCCGGCAGGTCATCCCGGTGCCCGACGACCTGCCGGACGAGCAGGCCGCGACGTTCTTCGTCAACCCGGCCACGGCCGTCGCCATGACCCGCGACGTGCTGAAGGTGCCGGCCAGCGAGTGGCTGTTGCAAACGGCCGCGGGGAGCAACCTGGGCCAGATGGTGATCCGCCTCGGCAAGCGCGCCGGCTTCCGCACGCTGAACGTCGTCCGCCGCCGCGAACAGGCCGCCGAGCTGACGGCGCTCGGCGCCGACGCCGTGATCGTAGAGGGCGACGGTCCGATCGAGGAGCAGGTGCGAGCGGCGGTGCCCGGGGGCGTGCGTTACGCCATCGACCCCGTCGGCGGCGCGACCGGCACCGCGGCGATCGCCTCACTCGCGCCGGGCGGGCGCGTCCTGCTGTTCGGGTCGCTTTCGGACGAAGTGGTGAGCGTTCACCCGCGGCGCATCCTGAGCGGCGACGTGCGCGTCGAAGGCTTCTGGCTCGGCAGCTGGGCGAAGTCGCAGCCGGTGCTGCGGATGCTGCGGCTGTTCCGCGAGGTCGGCGAACTCATCCGCGACGGCACGCTGACCAGCCCGATCGCCGCGACGTACCCTCTGGCGAAGGTGCGCGAGGCGGTGACGCACGCCGCCGCGGCGGGGAAGGGCGGCAAGGTGCTGCTGCGGATCGGGGAGCGGAATTAG
- the cls gene encoding cardiolipin synthase, producing MTAFLDQFWQDVAGWLFLLEVVVTVGTLLSVLHLKREPMSAIAWSLAVILLPLVGPLMFFVFGYQTISRPIRRKQHRRKKYLSLAADVPAEAKTGEGAPGPRAVPRRWEVLAKLAHHPEGFPVTAGNRVELYHLGETAYAAMLAAIAEAKHHVHIEFFIFRPDESGRRFVAALTLAARRGVEVRFLYDSVGSHSTSQRLFKAIVAAGGKVSGFLPLLNPVYRFRVNLRNHRKILVVDGRVGFTGGLNIGDEYVGKVPQFGHWRDTHLRVEGPAVESLQRVFLEDWHFATEEAARGPAYYPVHLPHPGTSLVQIVHSGPDAEHKAVRESYFAGILRGRKRVWIASPYYVPDAGVRDALVLAGRAGVDVRLLCLFRPDHWVAFLAARYYWPELLAAGVKVYQYARGMMHSKYLLVDGEWASVGSANLDNRSLLLNYEANALIYDAKVVAELEAEFLNDLEWSVRIDPEVFAARPAAARLAENAARLLSPIL from the coding sequence GTGACCGCATTCCTCGACCAGTTCTGGCAGGACGTCGCCGGCTGGCTGTTTCTCCTCGAAGTCGTCGTCACCGTCGGCACGCTGTTGTCGGTCCTGCACCTGAAGCGCGAGCCGATGTCGGCCATCGCCTGGAGCTTGGCGGTGATCCTGCTGCCGCTCGTCGGGCCGCTGATGTTCTTCGTCTTCGGCTACCAGACGATCAGCCGGCCGATCCGGCGGAAGCAGCACCGGCGAAAGAAGTACCTATCGCTGGCAGCCGACGTGCCGGCCGAGGCGAAGACCGGCGAAGGCGCACCTGGACCGCGCGCCGTGCCGCGCCGCTGGGAAGTGCTGGCCAAGTTGGCCCACCACCCGGAGGGCTTCCCCGTTACGGCGGGGAACCGCGTCGAGCTGTACCACCTCGGCGAGACGGCCTACGCCGCCATGCTCGCGGCCATCGCCGAGGCGAAGCACCACGTCCACATCGAGTTCTTCATCTTCCGCCCCGACGAGTCCGGTCGGCGGTTCGTCGCCGCTCTCACGCTGGCCGCGCGGCGGGGCGTCGAGGTGCGATTCCTGTACGACTCCGTCGGCTCGCACTCGACCAGCCAGCGGCTGTTCAAGGCGATCGTCGCCGCGGGCGGAAAGGTGAGCGGCTTCCTGCCGCTGCTCAACCCGGTGTACCGGTTCCGCGTGAACCTGCGGAACCACCGGAAAATCCTGGTCGTGGACGGCCGCGTCGGCTTCACCGGCGGGCTGAACATCGGCGACGAGTACGTCGGCAAGGTGCCGCAGTTCGGCCACTGGCGCGACACCCATCTACGCGTCGAAGGGCCGGCCGTGGAGTCGCTGCAGCGGGTGTTCCTGGAGGACTGGCACTTCGCCACCGAGGAGGCCGCCCGCGGCCCGGCGTACTACCCGGTGCACCTCCCGCACCCGGGGACGAGCCTCGTCCAGATCGTCCATTCCGGCCCGGACGCGGAGCACAAGGCGGTCCGCGAGTCGTACTTCGCCGGCATCCTCCGCGGGCGGAAGCGGGTGTGGATTGCCAGCCCGTACTACGTCCCCGACGCGGGCGTCCGCGACGCCCTCGTGCTCGCCGGCCGGGCCGGGGTGGACGTGCGGCTGCTGTGCCTGTTTCGGCCCGACCACTGGGTCGCGTTTCTCGCGGCCCGGTACTACTGGCCCGAGTTGCTCGCCGCCGGCGTGAAGGTGTACCAGTACGCCCGCGGCATGATGCACAGCAAGTACCTGCTCGTGGACGGCGAGTGGGCGTCCGTCGGCAGCGCGAACCTGGACAACCGCAGCCTGCTGCTGAACTACGAGGCGAACGCCCTGATCTACGACGCGAAGGTGGTCGCCGAGCTGGAGGCGGAGTTCCTAAACGACCTGGAGTGGTCGGTGCGGATCGACCCCGAGGTGTTCGCGGCACGCCCCGCGGCCGCACGGCTGGCCGAGAACGCCGCCCGGCTGCTGTCGCCGATTCTGTGA
- a CDS encoding four-helix bundle copper-binding protein has product MIRALFVGLVAAVLVANAGSPVASAQEGKKADRCCIECQACEKSCLGCAADCLNELAGGKADRKDCIKLCQDCADVCGACARIAARGGPLEATISAACAEACERCASECAKHRDDRTCLACAEQCRRCAAECRAQGRKK; this is encoded by the coding sequence ATGATCCGTGCGTTGTTCGTGGGCCTGGTTGCGGCGGTGCTGGTCGCCAACGCGGGCTCTCCCGTGGCGAGCGCCCAGGAAGGCAAGAAGGCGGACCGCTGCTGCATCGAGTGTCAGGCGTGTGAGAAGTCGTGTCTCGGGTGCGCCGCCGACTGCCTCAACGAGCTGGCGGGCGGCAAGGCGGACCGGAAGGACTGCATCAAGCTGTGTCAGGACTGCGCGGACGTCTGCGGCGCGTGCGCCCGGATCGCGGCCCGCGGCGGGCCGCTGGAAGCCACCATCAGCGCCGCCTGCGCGGAAGCGTGTGAGCGGTGCGCCAGCGAGTGCGCCAAGCATCGGGACGACCGGACGTGTCTGGCGTGCGCGGAGCAGTGCCGGCGGTGCGCGGCGGAGTGCCGGGCGCAGGGTCGGAAGAAGTGA
- a CDS encoding ArsR/SmtB family transcription factor, producing the protein MSYDQASQVETLFEVLANDSRLRLLHEIARRDEVCVTDLAAALDMKSQAVSNQLARLQDKGIVASRRQGNNAYYRIVDNCVLILLERGLCLVEETDRRGRNPARPPNPNRPARGTR; encoded by the coding sequence ATGTCCTACGACCAGGCGAGTCAGGTCGAGACACTGTTCGAGGTGCTGGCGAACGATTCTCGGTTGCGGCTCCTACACGAAATCGCCCGCCGGGATGAGGTGTGCGTCACCGACCTGGCGGCGGCGTTGGACATGAAGTCGCAAGCGGTTTCGAACCAACTCGCACGGTTGCAGGACAAGGGAATAGTGGCGTCCCGCCGGCAGGGTAACAACGCCTACTACCGGATCGTCGACAACTGCGTGCTGATCCTCCTGGAGCGTGGGTTGTGTCTCGTCGAGGAAACCGACAGGCGGGGGCGGAACCCCGCTCGGCCCCCGAATCCTAACCGTCCTGCAAGGGGAACAAGATGA
- a CDS encoding COG1470 family protein produces MRPAALLALLVAVTAARAELPSPRFDRLTPLGGSPGSTVEVEAIGADLEDATKLIFDHAGITAEHLKDRKFKVTVAANVPAATYDARLVGRYGVSNPRLFAVSDGLTELAEKEPNDEPAQAQAVPVNAAVNGTSDQGREDVFRVAVRKGQRVVVECFAQRLDSQLDATLTVSAVDGRPVASNGDYFGRDPLVEFVAPADGDYLVSLNDLSFRGGHPYRLVVSDRPHVENLFPRAVKVGQPSLVSVFGRNLRGKASGLVLNDLPLDVIPETADPLRDIFNRGLFRFTEHPTAHSVLPTAATCTLTGLQHRGVPLLVTDTAVSVEQEPNDDPKAPQKLALPAVVSGRFDKVRDADWFAIEPTESGPYSFEVYCERIAGRADPYLVVLDEKDNRVSELDDFGIRANAFDGHLRDPSGVVNLTAKQKYRVLVQDRYRRGGPRYQYVLTVRKPVPDFYPAVIHHQNPGPGGTTVRKGGTAYLDLIVHNKDGFAGPFTVTAEGLPKGLHAAPTAVTGGDRAVVVLWADPDAPDFVGPIRLTATAKRGDEPLVREVRPYTRVWNSTDLNSSRPTRELVVAVADAAPFAVVPATERLTIEAGRKADLKLTCQRHQADFKAAVNLTGLSVPNAVRVTTASIPEGKADATVTVEVPANTRPGEYTFALQCQAQVPFSKDAKAATRPNTLVTTPSRPVTVVVTAAPGKK; encoded by the coding sequence ATGCGCCCCGCCGCCCTGCTCGCGCTTCTCGTTGCCGTCACCGCCGCGCGGGCCGAACTGCCGTCGCCGCGGTTCGACCGCCTCACCCCGCTCGGCGGCTCGCCCGGCTCGACCGTCGAAGTCGAGGCGATCGGCGCCGATCTGGAGGACGCGACGAAGCTGATCTTCGACCACGCCGGTATCACCGCCGAGCACTTGAAGGACCGAAAATTCAAGGTCACGGTCGCGGCGAACGTCCCGGCCGCGACCTACGACGCCCGGCTCGTCGGCCGCTACGGCGTCAGCAACCCGCGTCTGTTCGCCGTGTCCGACGGGCTGACGGAGCTGGCCGAGAAGGAGCCGAACGACGAACCCGCGCAGGCGCAGGCGGTGCCGGTGAACGCGGCCGTGAACGGCACGTCCGACCAGGGGCGCGAGGACGTGTTCCGCGTGGCCGTGCGGAAGGGCCAACGCGTCGTCGTCGAGTGCTTCGCCCAGCGCCTCGACTCGCAGCTCGACGCCACGCTCACCGTGTCCGCCGTGGACGGCCGGCCGGTCGCGTCCAACGGCGACTATTTTGGCCGCGACCCGCTCGTCGAGTTCGTCGCGCCGGCGGATGGCGACTACCTCGTGAGCCTGAACGACCTGTCGTTCCGCGGCGGGCACCCGTACCGGCTCGTCGTGTCCGACCGGCCCCACGTCGAGAACCTGTTCCCGCGGGCGGTGAAGGTCGGGCAGCCGTCGCTCGTGTCGGTGTTCGGCCGCAACCTCCGCGGCAAGGCGTCCGGGCTCGTCCTTAACGACCTACCGCTCGACGTGATCCCGGAGACGGCCGATCCGCTCCGCGACATTTTTAACCGCGGCCTGTTCCGCTTCACCGAGCACCCGACGGCCCACAGCGTGCTGCCGACCGCGGCGACGTGTACGCTCACAGGCCTCCAGCACCGCGGCGTGCCGCTACTTGTGACTGACACCGCGGTGTCAGTGGAACAGGAGCCGAACGACGACCCGAAGGCGCCTCAGAAGCTGGCGCTGCCGGCGGTCGTGAGCGGCCGGTTCGACAAGGTGCGCGACGCCGACTGGTTTGCGATCGAGCCGACGGAGAGCGGCCCGTACAGCTTCGAGGTGTACTGCGAGCGGATCGCCGGCCGGGCCGACCCGTACCTGGTCGTGCTCGACGAGAAAGACAACCGCGTCAGCGAGCTGGACGACTTCGGCATCCGCGCCAACGCCTTCGACGGCCACCTCCGCGACCCGTCGGGCGTCGTGAACCTGACCGCGAAGCAGAAGTACCGCGTGCTGGTGCAGGACCGCTACCGCCGCGGCGGCCCGCGCTACCAGTACGTGCTGACGGTCCGCAAGCCGGTGCCCGACTTCTACCCGGCGGTGATCCACCACCAGAACCCCGGCCCCGGCGGCACGACTGTCCGCAAGGGGGGTACCGCCTACCTCGACCTGATCGTCCACAACAAGGACGGTTTTGCCGGGCCGTTCACGGTCACGGCCGAGGGGCTGCCGAAGGGGCTGCACGCGGCGCCGACGGCGGTGACGGGCGGCGACCGCGCCGTGGTGGTGCTGTGGGCCGACCCCGACGCCCCCGACTTCGTGGGGCCGATCCGCCTGACCGCGACCGCGAAGCGCGGCGACGAGCCGCTCGTGCGCGAGGTGCGCCCCTACACCCGCGTGTGGAACAGCACCGACCTGAACAGCAGCCGGCCGACGCGCGAGCTGGTCGTGGCCGTGGCCGACGCCGCCCCGTTCGCGGTGGTGCCGGCGACCGAGCGCCTCACGATCGAGGCCGGTAGGAAGGCCGACCTGAAGCTGACGTGCCAGCGCCACCAGGCTGACTTCAAGGCCGCGGTGAACCTGACCGGCCTATCGGTGCCGAACGCGGTGCGGGTGACGACCGCGTCGATCCCCGAGGGGAAGGCGGACGCGACGGTGACGGTGGAGGTGCCGGCGAACACGCGGCCGGGCGAGTACACGTTCGCGCTGCAGTGCCAGGCCCAGGTGCCGTTCAGTAAGGACGCGAAGGCCGCGACGCGCCCGAACACCCTGGTGACGACGCCGAGCCGGCCGGTGACCGTCGTGGTGACGGCGGCACCGGGGAAGAAGTGA
- a CDS encoding HIT domain-containing protein: MDQLWAPWRLSYVAAPKEKPKDDGCFICRGVAETADRDNLLVHRSELSVVVLNRFPYNNGHLLIAPKRHRGRPADLDDAELLDLQRVLRDMLGILERRMTPDGFNVGLNLGAAAGAGLPGHLHWHVVPRWNGDTNFMPVVGDTKVIVQSLDALYDLLAADLAAR, encoded by the coding sequence GTGGATCAGCTCTGGGCGCCGTGGCGGCTGTCCTACGTGGCGGCCCCCAAGGAGAAGCCGAAGGACGACGGGTGTTTCATCTGCCGCGGCGTGGCCGAGACGGCCGACCGCGACAACCTCCTGGTTCACCGCTCCGAGCTGTCGGTCGTGGTGCTCAACCGCTTCCCGTACAACAACGGCCACCTGCTAATCGCCCCGAAACGCCACCGCGGCCGCCCCGCCGACCTCGACGACGCCGAACTCCTCGACCTCCAGCGCGTACTCCGCGACATGCTCGGCATCCTCGAACGCCGGATGACGCCGGACGGCTTTAACGTCGGCCTCAACCTCGGCGCCGCCGCCGGGGCCGGGCTGCCGGGGCACCTTCACTGGCACGTCGTGCCGCGCTGGAACGGCGACACCAACTTCATGCCCGTCGTCGGCGATACGAAGGTCATCGTGCAGTCCCTCGACGCCCTGTACGACCTCCTCGCCGCCGACCTCGCCGCCCGGTAA